Within Amycolatopsis sp. FDAARGOS 1241, the genomic segment GCAGTGGTGCTGCCCGTCGACACCGCGGGGGTGCAGGCGGTCGTCAAGGCCTGTGCCGAGGCGCGGGTGCCGGTGGTGCCGCGCGGGGCGGGCAGCGGCCTGTCCGGGGCGGCCAATGCCATCGACGGCTGCGTGGTCCTGGTGCTCACCAAGCTCGACGAGATCGTCGAGATCGACCCGGGCAACCGGCTCGCCGTGGTGCAGCCGGGTGTCGTCAACCTCGAATTCCGCAACGCCGTGGAGAAGCACGGCCTCTTCTACCCGCCCGACCCGTCGAGCTACGACTGGTGCACGATCGGTGGCAACCTCTCCACCAACGCCGGTGGCCTCTGCTGCGTGAAGTACGGCGTGACCACCGACTCCGTGCTCGGCCTCCAGGTCGTGCTCGCCGACGGATCGCTGCTCGAGACCGGCCGCCGCACCGTGAAGGGCGTGGCGGGCTACGACTTGACGAAGCTGTTCATCGGCAGCGAGGGCACGCTCGGCGTGATCACGCAGGCGACGCTGGCGCTGCGGCCGCTGCCGCAGGCGCCCGCGACGCTCGTCGCCGGCTTCTCCACGACGGAAGCCGCTGGTGAAGCTGTCGCGCGCGTCGTGCGCGAGGGGCTCGTGCCGTCGCTGCTGGAGATCATGGACGCGGCGTCGATCAAGGCGTCGGAGTCGTACCTGAACACCGATCTCGGTGCGGGCTCCGACTGCCAGGCGCTGCTGCTGGCCCAGTCGGACGTCGGCGGCGACGCCGCGCTGCGCGAACTGGCGGTGCTGGAGCAGATCTGCGCCGACTGCGGCGCCGACCTCGTCTACGCCACCGATGACCTCGAAGAGGGCAAGATGCTGCTGCAGGCCCGCCGCGTGGTCCTGACCGCGCTGGAGACCTACGGCGTCTGGCTAACCGACGACGTCTGCGTGCCGCGCACCCGCATCGCCGAGCTCATCCGCGGCTGCGAGCAGGTGAGTGAAAAGGTCGGTCTCAAGATCGCCGTGGTCGGCCACGCCGGCGACGGCAACATGCACCCGACGATCGTCTACGCACCCGATGACGAGGACCAGTTCGCCCGCGCGCAGCAGGCGTTCGACGAGATCCTCGAAGTGGGCCTCGCGCTCGGCGGCACGGTCACCGGCGAGCACGGCGTCGGCAAGATCAAGCGCGACTGGCTCGCCCGCGAGATCGGCCCGGTCGGCCTGCGCGTGCACCGGCAGCTCAAGCAGGCGCTGGACCCGGACAACCTGTTCAACCCGGGCTCGATGTTCTCGATGACCGACTGAGGTCCTGCTGAGGTCCTGCTGAGGTCCTGAAAAACGTTCCTGGCACGACGAACGGCGCCGGACCGGTCCGGGCGGCGCCGTTCGTTCGTGTCTCGGGAATCAGTCGCGCACGCGCGGGATCCGCTGCGTGACCTCGGGGTCGGTCTCGGGTGCGGTGGCGGCGTGCGCCTTCTTCTCGCGGCGGCCCTTGAGGTACTCGAACAGGATCGGGAGGACCGACACGAGCACGATCACCACGAAGATGGCGTCGACGTTGTTGCGGATGAAGCCGATGTTGCCCAGCAGCGCGCCCAGCACGGTGATGCCCGCGGCCCACAGGATCCCGCCCAGGATCGTGTAGGTGAAGTACCGCTTGGGATCCATGCGCCCGATGCCGGCGATCCACGTGATGAACGTCCGCACGAACGGCACGAACCGCGCCAGCACCACGGCCTTGGGCCCGTGGTGGTCGAGGAAGGCGTGCGTCTTGTCGACGTACTCCCTCTTGAAGAACTTCGAATCCGGCCGGTTGAACAGCTTCGGCCCCACGAAGTAGCCGATGTAGTAACCGCAGACGTTGCCCAGCAGCGCGGCCACCGTGACCAGCACGCACACCACCCACAGCGGCGCGTCGAGCGTGCCGTTGGCGATGAACAGGCCCGCGGTGAACAGCAGCGAGTCGCCCGGCAGGACCGGGAAGATGCTGCTCTCGATGAAGATGATCAGGCACAGCACCGCGATGACCGGCACGGTCAGGCCGCTCAGCAGCTGCTCCGGGTCCAGCCAGGACGGCAGGATGGACATGGTCGTCACTGTGCTCTGGGCGAGAATCACACCGAAAACGGTACAGGGGTGACGCTGAGTACCGGCACAGGGAGAACAACCGCAGGTCGTGGGGATTTCAGGAGTCCGGAAAACCCCCGGGTCAGACCAGCGTGAGCAACCCGATCACCGAACCCGCCGCCAGCCCCAGCAGGAGCGCCAGCAGCAGCACCCACAACGCCGGCAACGGCGCGGGTGCCGGAGCCGCCTGGCGGACCGTCGGCGGATCGGGCGCGGCGGGCGTGGTGCGCCGCCCGGCGGCGTCGTCGAGGGCGGCGCGTTCGCGGGCCAGCGAGTCGGCTCCGGCGCCGGAAAGAAGGCCGTAGCGGGGTGGCAGCTCGTCGGTGGTGCCCGTCGAGTCGCCAGGGGTGGACGCGGGCTGCGAGCTCGTGTGCGGCGCGAACACGGCCTGGGCGCGCAGGGCGTCGGCCAGCAGTCGCTCCGGGTCCTTCGGCTCGGTCATCCCTGTCCGTCTTCCCCCGTGTCGGTGCGGTTACGTGCTCAAGGTAGCCCGGCCGACCTCCGCGACCCACTCGCCCCGGCGCAGCACCCGGACCGGGCGCAGGTCGTCGTCGAGCACGACGAGGTCGGCGGCCAGGCCGGGCCGCAGCGACCCGGTGCGGTCCGCGATGCCCAGCAGCTCGGCGGGGCGCCCGGAGGTCGCCCGGACGGCGTCGAGGACACCGAGTTTGGCACCCTTCACCAAGTTGCGGAAGGCGTTGTCCATCGTCAACGTGCTGCCGGCCAGCGAACCGTTGTCGAGGGTGGCGACGCCGTCGTGCACGTCGACCTCCAGGCGGCCCAGCGTGTAGCGGCCGTCGGCGGCGTCGGTGGCCGACATGGCGTCGGTGATCAGCACGGTCCGGCCGCGGCCGACGTGTGACGCGGCCAGCCGCACCACGGTCGGGTGCAGGTGCACGAGGTCGACGATCAGCTCGATCGTCACCCGCGGGTCGTCCAGCAGCACGCCCACGGGCCCGGGCTCGCGGTGGTGCAGCGGGCGCATGCCGTTGAACAGGTGCGTCGCGACCGTCGCGCCCGCGTCGATGGCCGGCGTGAGCTGCTCGGCGACGCCGTCGGTGTGCCCGACCGCCGCGATCACCCCCGATTCGGCGAGCTGTCGCACGGCCTTCACCCCGCCGTTCAGCTCGGGCGCGAGCGTGACCATCCGGATCGCGCCGGCGCCCGCGCGCAGCAGCTTCTCGACCGTGCCCGTGTCCGGTTCACGCAGCGTGCCCGGATCGTGTGCGCCGCAGCGGGCGCGGGAGATGAACGGACCCTCCAGGTGGATGCCGGCCAGCTCGCCGTCCTGCACGAGCTCGCGCAGCGCGGCGATCTGCTCGGTCAGCACGTCGATCGGGTCCGAGACCAGGCTCGCAAGCGTGGTCGTGGTGCCGTGGCGCCGGTGCGCGCGCACGGCCGTGAGCATCTCGTCCGGGTCCAGCGTGGAGAACGAGCCGCCGCCCCCGCCGTGGCAGTGGCTGTCGACGAACCCGGGCACCACGAGCGCCCCGCCCACGTCGACGACCTCGGCGTCCGGGCGGCCCGGGGGCGTGCCCGTGCCCACCGCGGCGATCCGCCCGTCGGACACGGCCAGCCAGCCGTCGTCGAGTACGCGGTCCGGGGCGGCGACGCGGCCGCCCGTGATGACGAAGTCTCCGGCGTGCTTCACGCCTCCCAGCATATATTGGTCTGGACCAGACATGGCTACGCAACTCAGTGATCGAGGTTGGTCCACCCGGGTCACTGCGGTGTCTGCATCGCCTTCTGCAGGGCCTCCAGTGCCCGGCTGGCGGTTGATTTAACGGTACCCTTCGAGATCCCGGCGGCCTCGGAGATCTCGGCCTCGCTCAGGCCACCGTAGTACCGCAGGACCAGCACTTCCCGTTGCCTCGGCGGCAGCTTCGACAAGGCATTCACCACAGCCTGGTGTTCACTCGACAGCATGGCGAGGCTTTCGGCGGAGCGCGCGTTCACCGCGTGCGGCGGCACGTACTCGCGCGCGGTCTTGCGCCGGCGCAGCACGCTGCGTGATCCGTTGACCACGGCGGTGCGCAGGTAACCCACGGCGGCGGCCGCGTCGCGCAGGCGGCCCCAGTTGCGGTGCAGACCGGTGAAGGCCTCCTGCACCACGTCCTCCGCGGTCGCCGGCTCGTCGACGAGCAGGATCGCGAGCCGCACCAGCCGCATCCGGTGCTGGCGGTAGAGGTCCTCGAGGGTCAGCGGCGTGCTCTGCTGCTGCGCCGGAACTGGTCCGTCCATGGTCCGCAGGTGCCCGAGCGTCGCTTCGACACTGCGTTCGACCTCGTGCTCCGCGTTGCCCTCCAGCATGTACCCCTGCCTGTTCTCGCCTGTTCTCGACCCCGGTGGTGCCCTGCGCCGAGCGGTCTCACGCGAGCCCTAGCGTATCGGGTCGGCCTGCTCACGCCACTGCTCGGATGCTGGGACTGCCCGTTGTTGCCCGGTAGCGTTCGCGGCGTCACCGCAGCACTCACCCGGGAGATCCACATGGCCTGGTACCTCGTCGAAATCCGTTACGTGCAGGACAAGCTGGCCGAGGTGCGGCCGCGTCACCGTGAGTGGCTGAGCGGGCACTCCGAAGCGGGCCGCGTGGCCGTCGCGGGCCCGCTCGCCGACAACTCCGGTGGACTGGTCCTGTGGCAGGCCGCCGACGAAGGGGCGCTCAAGGAGCTCCTCGACGACGACCCCTACCAGCGTGAAGGTGTGGTCGCAGAACGAATCGTGCGCGAGTACCAGCCGGTGCTCGGCGCCTGGGTGCCGCAGGCCTGATCACAGGTCCGCCGAGTGCGGGGCCCGCGCCCGAGGCGGCGAGCCCGTACTCGGTGTCGGGCCGGCCCCACGCGGCCGTCCGGCAAATGCGAAAGTTCTCCCAGAAACGGCATGGACTCGCGTGAGCGTCCCGTGTAGACGGGCCGCCACCGCCGTGGACCACGGGCAGGATCGGCGTGTTCCCGATTTCGCCCGCGACGAACGGGTACGAGCCCGCCGCACGGCCGTGGTAGTGCGAGCGGTCACCCGGGTCGCCGCACAGCGAGTACTGCCGCACCCGGCTCGAAGGCAGCGCGAGACGTTGATGCTGTGCGGGGCCTGCGGTTCGCGGGTGACCCCGTGCATCGGCAGCGCGGCTCAGTCGAACCGGACGTCGCGGACGTGCCGGACGATCTGCTCGCGGTCGGTGCTCAGGACGGGCGGCCGGTGAGCTCGTAGTCGCTGGGCTCGACACGGCGCGTCTGCAGCCAGTACGTCCACGTGAAAGGCGGGCCAGATCGTGCGGTTCACGCCCCTGGCGTCGAGGTACCAGCTCGTGCAGCCGCCCTGGGTCCACCCGCCCTTGACGAGCTTGGCCTGGATCTCGCGCTGGAACTCGTCCTGCACGGCCGGGCGCACGTCGAGCGCGGCGGCACCGTGGGACTCGGCGAGCTTGATCGCGTCGACGACGTAGCGCGACTGTGCTTCGATCATGAACACCACGGAGTTGTGGCCAGTGCGGTGTTCGGGCCGAGGAGGAAGAACAGGTTCGGGAAGCCGGCCACCGTGATGCCCTTGTGCGTCCGGATCCCGTCCGTGGCCCAGGCTTTCGCCAGGCTGCGGCCTTCGACGCCGGTGATGTCCAGGTACTCCAGCGCGTCCGTGACGTGGAAGCCGGTGCCGTAGATGATCGCGTCCACCTCGTGCTCCACGCCGGCGGTGTCGACCACGCTGCGTTCGCGCACCGCGGCGACGGTGTCGGTGACCACTTCGACATCGGGTCGGTTCAGTGCCGCGTAGTAGTCGTTGGACAGCAGCACGCGCTTGCAGCCCATGGTGTAGTCCGGCGTCACCTTGGCGCGCAGCCGCGGGTCGGCAATGCCCTTGGCGATGTGCCGGCGCGCCAGCGTTTCGGCGGCGTGCAGGAGCTTCGGGTGGCCGTTGAAGCCGATCGCGCGGGATTCCAGCAGCCAGTACAGCGCGTTGCGGTAGGCGCGCTGCGCACCCGGGACGGACCGGAACGCCCGCTTCGCCCACCCCGGCATCGCGTGGTCCGGCTTCGGCATCACCCACGGTGGCGTGCGCTGGAACAGCGTCAGCTCGGCCACTTCGGGGGCGATCCGCGGCACGAACTGGACGGCGCTCGCGCCCGTGCCCACCACGGCGACGCGCTTGCCGCGCACGTCGAACTCGTGGTTCCACCGCGCCGAGTGCCAGGCCTGGCCCTCGAACTTCTCGCTGCCCGGCAGCTGCGGGATCTGCGGGATGTGCAGACCACCGATGCCCGACACGAGGAACTGCGCCGAGAACTCCGTGCCGCCCTTGGCCGTCATGGTCCACCGGCGTTCGCGCTCGTCCCAGTGCGCGCCCGTGATCTCCACACCGAACCGGATCCGCTCGCGCAGCCGGTATTTGGCCGCGACGCCCTTGAGGTACCCGAAGATCTCCGGCTGCGGCGAGAACGACCGGGACCAATCCGGGTTCTGCTCGTAGGAGAACGAGTACAGGTGGGACTGCACGTCGCAGGCGCACCCGGGGTACGAGTTGTCCCGCCAGGTGCCGCCCACTTCGCGGGCCTTCTCCAGGATCACGTAGTCCCGGATGCCGGCCTTCTCGAGCTGGATCGCCTGTCCGAGCCCGGAAAACCCGGTGCCCACGATCACGACCTCGAACCGCTCGGTCATCTGTCGGCCTCCGCTGCGCTGGGGGTCTGCCGAAGAGGGCGTTACCCCAGGTAACAGTTTGAAAGTAACAGCTACCCATCAGTACGTTCCGCCGAGCTTCGTGTGGTCCCAGGAGACGACCTTCGTCGGGTGGAAGATCAAGCCGATGCGCTTCGGGGCCTGGCGGCCGATGAACTCGCGCAGCTCGTCGGGCACCGGGTCGCCCGGCTTGGCGCCGGCGTAGCGCTGCATGAGGGTGATGCCCATGCGCGTGACCTCGTCGGTGTCCTCGATGATCTGCACGTCCGCCTCAAGGGAGACGCCGCGCAGCTTCTCGTAGGAGTCGCCGCTTTCGATCAGCACCGTGGCCTCCGCCAGGCGGCGGAGGTTCTTCGCTTTCTGGGAGCTGCCGTACGTCCACGTCGCGACGCCGTCCTCGTGCGGGAAGTACCACAGCGGCGCCAGGTGGGGCCGGCCGTTGGGGCCGATGCTGGCGACGTTGATCACCTTCTGCTCGGCGAGGTAGGCGCGGACTTCCTCCGGTGCCATGCGGATCTGGTCGCGACGGGACATGCGCGGCTCCTCTACTCCTGTTTGGTCGCAGCCCGTCCGCCGTGGCCGGTCACCGCCGACTCGTATGCGCCGCGCTGCTCGATGTCGTCCAGCGCGGCCTGGTCCGCCGCCGGCACGCGGGTCCGGCTGCCGAGTTCGACGATCGGCGGCAGGAACGCGCGCAGCAGCTTCAGGCCGCCGACCCAGCGTGGCACGTGGATCGTCCGCGCGCGCTTGAGGATGCCCGCTTCGAGGTCGTCGAGGGCCACGTCGAGCGGGTACGTCTTGCCGATCAGCCCCGGCATCGACGCGCGGAGCTTGCCGAACACCGGGTGCGCGTCGGCGCTCTCGACCAGGTTCGTCCGGATCCACGTGGGGTGCGCGACGCCCACCTTCACGCCCAGGTGCGCCACCTCGGCGCGCAGGCTGTTCGAGAACGCCTCGACGCCCGCCTTCGCCGCCGCGTAGTTCGCCATGCCGGGCGCATGCGTGATCGCGGCCAGCGACGAGATCGCCAGCAGGTACCCGCGCCGCTCGACCACGTGCGGCAGCGTCACGCGGAACGTCCGCCACACCCCGAGCAGGTCGACCTCGATCACCTTCTCGAAGGCCTTCGGGTCGACGGACCGCACGAAACCGGCCGTCGCGATGCCCGCGTTGGCGATCACGACGTCGATTCCGCCGAAGTGCTCGACCACGCCCTTCGTCGCGGTTTCGAGGTCGTCCCAGCTGGTCACGTCGGCTTCCCACGCCCGCGCGTCGGGCCCGATCCGCCCCGCGACCGCCGCTAGCTCCTCGGCCTCCAGCCCGACCAGCGCCACCTTCGCCCCGCGCGCGGCCAGCCGCTCCACCAGCCCGGCCCCGATCCCCCGGGCAGCCCCGGTGATCAACACGACCTTCCCGTCGACGTTCATGGCCACGGTGCCCTCCTGAACTCGGTTGTGGGAGGGGACGGTACCTCAACCTACCCCGAGTAAGCTACTTCTCGGTAGGTTCGGGTGGTGCCACGATTGCGGGCATGGATCATTCGCCTGTGGGGAACCTCGACCAGCCGTTTCTCGACGCCGCCGCTGTCTGCTCGACGCTGCTGCGCGCCGACGCCCTGCGCAAGCGCTGGGCCGAACCCA encodes:
- a CDS encoding pyridoxamine 5'-phosphate oxidase family protein, yielding MSRRDQIRMAPEEVRAYLAEQKVINVASIGPNGRPHLAPLWYFPHEDGVATWTYGSSQKAKNLRRLAEATVLIESGDSYEKLRGVSLEADVQIIEDTDEVTRMGITLMQRYAGAKPGDPVPDELREFIGRQAPKRIGLIFHPTKVVSWDHTKLGGTY
- a CDS encoding SigE family RNA polymerase sigma factor, with protein sequence MLEGNAEHEVERSVEATLGHLRTMDGPVPAQQQSTPLTLEDLYRQHRMRLVRLAILLVDEPATAEDVVQEAFTGLHRNWGRLRDAAAAVGYLRTAVVNGSRSVLRRRKTAREYVPPHAVNARSAESLAMLSSEHQAVVNALSKLPPRQREVLVLRYYGGLSEAEISEAAGISKGTVKSTASRALEALQKAMQTPQ
- a CDS encoding YciI family protein gives rise to the protein MAWYLVEIRYVQDKLAEVRPRHREWLSGHSEAGRVAVAGPLADNSGGLVLWQAADEGALKELLDDDPYQREGVVAERIVREYQPVLGAWVPQA
- a CDS encoding SDR family oxidoreductase, whose amino-acid sequence is MNVDGKVVLITGAARGIGAGLVERLAARGAKVALVGLEAEELAAVAGRIGPDARAWEADVTSWDDLETATKGVVEHFGGIDVVIANAGIATAGFVRSVDPKAFEKVIEVDLLGVWRTFRVTLPHVVERRGYLLAISSLAAITHAPGMANYAAAKAGVEAFSNSLRAEVAHLGVKVGVAHPTWIRTNLVESADAHPVFGKLRASMPGLIGKTYPLDVALDDLEAGILKRARTIHVPRWVGGLKLLRAFLPPIVELGSRTRVPAADQAALDDIEQRGAYESAVTGHGGRAATKQE
- a CDS encoding FAD-binding oxidoreductase, with translation MSNDALIQRLRDELGKEAVLTDSDVTGSYARDMMPLAPSGKPLAVVLPVDTAGVQAVVKACAEARVPVVPRGAGSGLSGAANAIDGCVVLVLTKLDEIVEIDPGNRLAVVQPGVVNLEFRNAVEKHGLFYPPDPSSYDWCTIGGNLSTNAGGLCCVKYGVTTDSVLGLQVVLADGSLLETGRRTVKGVAGYDLTKLFIGSEGTLGVITQATLALRPLPQAPATLVAGFSTTEAAGEAVARVVREGLVPSLLEIMDAASIKASESYLNTDLGAGSDCQALLLAQSDVGGDAALRELAVLEQICADCGADLVYATDDLEEGKMLLQARRVVLTALETYGVWLTDDVCVPRTRIAELIRGCEQVSEKVGLKIAVVGHAGDGNMHPTIVYAPDDEDQFARAQQAFDEILEVGLALGGTVTGEHGVGKIKRDWLAREIGPVGLRVHRQLKQALDPDNLFNPGSMFSMTD
- a CDS encoding DedA family protein: MILAQSTVTTMSILPSWLDPEQLLSGLTVPVIAVLCLIIFIESSIFPVLPGDSLLFTAGLFIANGTLDAPLWVVCVLVTVAALLGNVCGYYIGYFVGPKLFNRPDSKFFKREYVDKTHAFLDHHGPKAVVLARFVPFVRTFITWIAGIGRMDPKRYFTYTILGGILWAAGITVLGALLGNIGFIRNNVDAIFVVIVLVSVLPILFEYLKGRREKKAHAATAPETDPEVTQRIPRVRD
- the nagA gene encoding N-acetylglucosamine-6-phosphate deacetylase, producing MLGGVKHAGDFVITGGRVAAPDRVLDDGWLAVSDGRIAAVGTGTPPGRPDAEVVDVGGALVVPGFVDSHCHGGGGGSFSTLDPDEMLTAVRAHRRHGTTTTLASLVSDPIDVLTEQIAALRELVQDGELAGIHLEGPFISRARCGAHDPGTLREPDTGTVEKLLRAGAGAIRMVTLAPELNGGVKAVRQLAESGVIAAVGHTDGVAEQLTPAIDAGATVATHLFNGMRPLHHREPGPVGVLLDDPRVTIELIVDLVHLHPTVVRLAASHVGRGRTVLITDAMSATDAADGRYTLGRLEVDVHDGVATLDNGSLAGSTLTMDNAFRNLVKGAKLGVLDAVRATSGRPAELLGIADRTGSLRPGLAADLVVLDDDLRPVRVLRRGEWVAEVGRATLST